From a region of the Theobroma cacao cultivar B97-61/B2 chromosome 8, Criollo_cocoa_genome_V2, whole genome shotgun sequence genome:
- the LOC18592896 gene encoding succinate dehydrogenase assembly factor 1, mitochondrial — protein MGASKGQKLSGLQKQVLSLYRGFLRAARSKPSEDRCQIESIVSAEFRRNSKQVDRKNFFYIEYLLRRGKKQLDQLKSPDTMGLSSLNVSSSQKQNAKT, from the coding sequence ATGGGTGCTTCAAAAGGGCAAAAACTTTCTGGGTTGCAGAAGCAAGTGCTTAGTCTTTACAGAGGATTTCTACGAGCAGCTCGTTCCAAGCCTAGTGAAGATCGATGCCAGATTGAATCAATTGTCTCAGCTGAGTTCCGCCGCAATTCCAAGCAAGTAGATCGCAAAAATTTCTTCTACATTGAATATTTGCTTCGACGTGGTAAGAAGCAACTTGATCAGCTAAAGAGTCCTGATACTATGGGGTTATCATCTTTGAACGTCAGTTCCTCTCAAAAGCAGAATGCTAAGACTTGA
- the LOC18592897 gene encoding uncharacterized protein LOC18592897, whose protein sequence is MEWSPQDAMKAYLHTLHLVRDPNPAETTGVVEPQCLEFISALAAGKRAKLIVEITTQGVTPLTVALGVAAKQSGGQLICILVDDDGDDHRHVDVGSMTTGLDHVIKLVRGISPCEMLMQLNNVDFAVIDCKFHGYLKLFREVDVNQSASTVIVHNLHRTKAGVSFAQIVKRTKGVESVTLPIGEGIELTRIGLGSSSTVKRGWSRHNRFLVTFEN, encoded by the coding sequence ATGGAATGGTCTCCTCAAGATGCCATGAAAGCTTATCTGCACACTCTTCATCTTGTAAGGGATCCTAACCCTGCTGAAACCACAGGAGTCGTGGAACCTCAGTGCTTGGAGTTCATATCAGCCTTGGCAGCAGGAAAACGAGCTAAACTAATCGTGGAAATCACAACACAAGGCGTAACGCCATTGACGGTTGCACTCGGTGTGGCGGCAAAGCAGAGTGGAGGACAACTTATTTGCATTCTTGTCGATGATGATGGTGATGATCATCGCCATGTCGATGTTGGGTCGATGACGACTGGTCTTGACCATGTGATAAAGTTGGTGCGTGGAATAAGTCCTTGCGAGATGCTCATGCAACTGAACAACGTCGACTTTGCAGTAATCGATTGCAAGTTCCATGGTTACTTGAAACTGTTTAGAGAAGTTGACGTCAACCAAAGCGCGTCCACTGTAATAGTGCACAATCTTCATCGAACCAAAGCTGGAGTTTCATTTGCCCAAATTGTTAAGAGAACCAAGGGAGTAGAATCTGTAACTCTACCTATAGGAGAAGGAATTGAGTTGACACGAATAGGGTTAGGATCCTCATCCACCGTTAAACGTGGTTGGAGCAGACACAATAGATTCCTTGTAACCTTCGAAAACTGA
- the LOC18592892 gene encoding phospholipase SGR2 isoform X2 — protein MADSAVNPRIVGASGVEETSPDLLKNTPYNIARLEDVIEHCKGRQKYLAQTRSPSDGVDVRWYFCKVPLAENELAASIPRTEIVGKSDYFRFGMRDSLAIEASFLQREEELLSSWWKEYAECSEGPRGQSSSGKKLDMGEDSSSSKASQSAQLCAVEEERVGVPVKGGLYEVDLVERHCFPVYWNGENRRVLRGHWFARKGGIDWLPLREDVAEQLEMAYRSQVWHRRTFQASGLFAARVDLQGSTPALHALFTGEDDTWEAWLNVDASGFSSVISFSGNAVKLRRGFSASHFPKPTQDELRQRKEEEMDDYCSQVPVRHLVFMVHGIGQRLEKSNLVDDVGNFRHITASLAERHLTSHQRGTQRVLFIPCQWRRGLKLSGEAAVENITLDGVRGLRVMLSATVHDVLYYMSPIYCQSIIDSVSNQLNRLYLKFLKRNPGYDGKVSIYGHSLGSVLSYDILCHQENLSSPFPMEWIYEKHSKDVECSPDMNNQSSKCSSLAKLEEKSSTMMSKDVVDCPGEDLGSQPIPLVIEDGHVEDNFLELAEINAVSEDSMQESLKEDVHQLLNDSGETPQLDKGGLGEATDVHFVASAGLLEKATEEESEEAPDKDKAIKMLREEVDSLKAKIAQLESHNSEDTDENKEMLLQKPTTLQKFDQKLPLKLDDAPKSYTPYIRYTKLEFKVDTFFAVGSPLGVFLALRNVRIGLGKGQDYWDEENINEEMPSCHQMFNIFHPFDPVAYRVEPLVCKEYITKRPVIIPYHKGGRKLHIGFQEFTEDLAARSQAVMDHLSSLRAKVLTVCQSRNTDSLEGPEKVEEKEERSYGTLMIERLTGSEEGRIDYVLQDKTFEHPYLQAIGAHTYT, from the exons ATGGCGGATTCGGCAGTGAACCCCAGGATTGTGGGAGCAAGTGGGGTGGAGGAAACATCACCCGATTTGTTGAAGAACACGCCTTATAACATTGCCAGATTGGAGGATGTGATAGAGCATTGTAAGGGTCGTCAGAAGTATCTTGCACAGACGAGGAGTCCTTCTGATGGGGTGGATGTCCGCTGGTACTTTTGCAAGGTTCCTTTGGCTGAAAATG AGCTGGCTGCCTCAATACCTCGAACTGAGATAGTGGGAAAGAGTGACTATTTTCGTTTTGGGATGAGGGATTCTCTTGCAATAGAGGCATCTTTCTTGCag AGAGAAGAAGAGCTACTATCTAGTTGGTGGAAAGAGTATGCTGAATGCAGTGAAGGTCCAAGAGGACAAAGTAGTTCCGGAAAGAAGTTGGACATGGGAGAGGATTCATCTTCTTCAAAGGCTTCTCAATCAGCCCAACTATGTGCAGTTGAAGAAGAGAGGGTTGGTGTCCCTGTAAAGGGAGGGCTCTACGAG GTCGACTTAGTTGAGAGACATTGTTTCCCTGTTTACTGGAATGGAGAAAATCGGCGTGTTCTAAGAGGTCATTGGTTTGCTCGTAAAGGGGGCATAGACTGGCTTCCACTTCGTGAAGATGTAGCTGAACAATTAGAGATGGCATATCGTAGCCAG GTTTGGCACCGTAGAACCTTTCAAGCATCAGGACTTTTTGCAGCTAGAGTTGATTTGCAAGGCTCGACCCCA GCACTTCATGCACTTTTTACCGGAGAAGATGATACTTGGGAGGCTTGGCTCAATGTTGATGCTTCTGGTTTTTCCAGTGTTATTAGTTTCAGTGGAAATGCAGTCAAGTTAAGACGTGGTTTTTCTGCATCTCACTTCCCCAAACCAACCCAG GATGAATTACGTCAAAGAAAGGAGGAAGAAATGGATGACTATTGTTCTCAG GTTCCAGTTCGGCACTTAGTCTTTATGGTCCATGGTATTGGTCAAAGGTTGGAGAAATCTAATTTGGTTGATGATGTTGGCAACTTTCGCCATATCACAGCAAGCCTTGCTGAGCGACACCTGACTTCACACCAACGTGGCACACAAAGAGTCCTTTTCATCCCATGTCAG TGGAGAAGAGGCTTGAAGCTCAGTGGTGAAGCTGCAGTTGAGAACATCACACTAGATGGTGTGAGGGGTTTGCGTGTTATGCTGAGTGCTACCGTTCATGATGTGTTATACTACATGAGTCCCATATACTGTCAGAGTATTATTGACTCG GTTTCAAACCAGTTAAATCGGCTGTATTTAAAGTTCCTTAAACGGAATCCTGGTTATGACGGAAAG GTATCCATATATGGTCATTCTTTGGGAAGCGTTCTCTCCTATGACATCCTCTGCCATCAAGAGAATCTCTCTTCCCCATTTCCAATGGAGTGGATATATGAGAAACACTCAAAAGATGTAGAATGTTCCCCTGATATGAATAACCAGTCTTCTAAGTGCAGTTCTTTGGCCAAGCTAGAGGAAAAGAGCTCCACTATGATGAGCAAGGATGTAGTGGATTGCCCTGGTGAAGACCTGGGTTCACAGCCAATTCCATTGGTGATTGAGGATGGACATGTTGAAGATAATTTCTTAGAGTTAGCTGAAATTAATGCAGTGTCTGAGGACTCTATGCAGGAAAGCCTTAAGGAGGATGTGCATCAATTACTTAATGATTCTGGGGAAACCCCTCAGCTGGATAAGGGTGGGTTAGGTGAAGCTACAGATGTACACTTTGTTGCCTCAGCCGGTCTTTTGGAGAAAGCAACTGAGGAAGAGAGTGAAGAGGCCCCAGATAAGGATAAAGCAATCAAAATGCTTAGAGAAGAG GTTGATTCCCTAAAGGCAAAAATTGCACAATTGGAATCACATAACAGTGAGGATACTGATG AAAATAAGGAGATGCTTTTGCAAAAACCAACTACATTGCAGAAGTTTGATCAAAAGCTGCCACTGAAGCTAGATGATGCACCAAAGAGCTATACCCCTTACATCAGATACACAAAGCTTGAATTCAAA GTTGACACATTCTTTGCAGTGGGATCACCTCTGGGAGTCTTCCTTGCCCTACGCAATGTCCGTATTGGACTTG GCAAAGGGCAAGATTATTGGGACGAGGAAAACATTAATGAAGAGATGCCATCTTGTCATCAAATGTTCAACATTTTCCACCCATTTGATCCTGTAGCATATAG AGTAGAACCACTTGTTTGTAAAGAATACATCACAAAACGTCCTGTCATTATCCCTTACCACAAAGGTGGAAGAAAGCTGCATATTGGATTTCAA GAATTTACCGAAGATTTAGCTGCTCGCTCTCAGGCAGTAATGGATCATCTCAGCTCTTTGAGG GCTAAAGTGCTCACAGTTTGCCAATCGAGAAACACTGACAGTCTAGAAG GACCAGAGAaagtggaagaaaaagaagagaggtCATATGGTACTCTAATGATCGAGAGGTTAACCGGAAGTGAAGAAGGGCGGATAGATTATGTGCTTCAA GATAAAACATTTGAACATCCATATCTACAAGCCATTGGAGCGCATAC ATATACCTGA
- the LOC18592892 gene encoding phospholipase SGR2 isoform X1, protein MADSAVNPRIVGASGVEETSPDLLKNTPYNIARLEDVIEHCKGRQKYLAQTRSPSDGVDVRWYFCKVPLAENELAASIPRTEIVGKSDYFRFGMRDSLAIEASFLQREEELLSSWWKEYAECSEGPRGQSSSGKKLDMGEDSSSSKASQSAQLCAVEEERVGVPVKGGLYEVDLVERHCFPVYWNGENRRVLRGHWFARKGGIDWLPLREDVAEQLEMAYRSQVWHRRTFQASGLFAARVDLQGSTPALHALFTGEDDTWEAWLNVDASGFSSVISFSGNAVKLRRGFSASHFPKPTQDELRQRKEEEMDDYCSQVPVRHLVFMVHGIGQRLEKSNLVDDVGNFRHITASLAERHLTSHQRGTQRVLFIPCQWRRGLKLSGEAAVENITLDGVRGLRVMLSATVHDVLYYMSPIYCQSIIDSVSNQLNRLYLKFLKRNPGYDGKVSIYGHSLGSVLSYDILCHQENLSSPFPMEWIYEKHSKDVECSPDMNNQSSKCSSLAKLEEKSSTMMSKDVVDCPGEDLGSQPIPLVIEDGHVEDNFLELAEINAVSEDSMQESLKEDVHQLLNDSGETPQLDKGGLGEATDVHFVASAGLLEKATEEESEEAPDKDKAIKMLREEVDSLKAKIAQLESHNSEDTDENKEMLLQKPTTLQKFDQKLPLKLDDAPKSYTPYIRYTKLEFKVDTFFAVGSPLGVFLALRNVRIGLGKGQDYWDEENINEEMPSCHQMFNIFHPFDPVAYRVEPLVCKEYITKRPVIIPYHKGGRKLHIGFQEFTEDLAARSQAVMDHLSSLRAKVLTVCQSRNTDSLEGPEKVEEKEERSYGTLMIERLTGSEEGRIDYVLQDKTFEHPYLQAIGAHTNYWRDYDTALFILKHLYQDIPEDLNSPVESNGGSSKDQNVSTGLSDQRETTDEELPLTFSDRIMVRNFSSKAKKFMKKP, encoded by the exons ATGGCGGATTCGGCAGTGAACCCCAGGATTGTGGGAGCAAGTGGGGTGGAGGAAACATCACCCGATTTGTTGAAGAACACGCCTTATAACATTGCCAGATTGGAGGATGTGATAGAGCATTGTAAGGGTCGTCAGAAGTATCTTGCACAGACGAGGAGTCCTTCTGATGGGGTGGATGTCCGCTGGTACTTTTGCAAGGTTCCTTTGGCTGAAAATG AGCTGGCTGCCTCAATACCTCGAACTGAGATAGTGGGAAAGAGTGACTATTTTCGTTTTGGGATGAGGGATTCTCTTGCAATAGAGGCATCTTTCTTGCag AGAGAAGAAGAGCTACTATCTAGTTGGTGGAAAGAGTATGCTGAATGCAGTGAAGGTCCAAGAGGACAAAGTAGTTCCGGAAAGAAGTTGGACATGGGAGAGGATTCATCTTCTTCAAAGGCTTCTCAATCAGCCCAACTATGTGCAGTTGAAGAAGAGAGGGTTGGTGTCCCTGTAAAGGGAGGGCTCTACGAG GTCGACTTAGTTGAGAGACATTGTTTCCCTGTTTACTGGAATGGAGAAAATCGGCGTGTTCTAAGAGGTCATTGGTTTGCTCGTAAAGGGGGCATAGACTGGCTTCCACTTCGTGAAGATGTAGCTGAACAATTAGAGATGGCATATCGTAGCCAG GTTTGGCACCGTAGAACCTTTCAAGCATCAGGACTTTTTGCAGCTAGAGTTGATTTGCAAGGCTCGACCCCA GCACTTCATGCACTTTTTACCGGAGAAGATGATACTTGGGAGGCTTGGCTCAATGTTGATGCTTCTGGTTTTTCCAGTGTTATTAGTTTCAGTGGAAATGCAGTCAAGTTAAGACGTGGTTTTTCTGCATCTCACTTCCCCAAACCAACCCAG GATGAATTACGTCAAAGAAAGGAGGAAGAAATGGATGACTATTGTTCTCAG GTTCCAGTTCGGCACTTAGTCTTTATGGTCCATGGTATTGGTCAAAGGTTGGAGAAATCTAATTTGGTTGATGATGTTGGCAACTTTCGCCATATCACAGCAAGCCTTGCTGAGCGACACCTGACTTCACACCAACGTGGCACACAAAGAGTCCTTTTCATCCCATGTCAG TGGAGAAGAGGCTTGAAGCTCAGTGGTGAAGCTGCAGTTGAGAACATCACACTAGATGGTGTGAGGGGTTTGCGTGTTATGCTGAGTGCTACCGTTCATGATGTGTTATACTACATGAGTCCCATATACTGTCAGAGTATTATTGACTCG GTTTCAAACCAGTTAAATCGGCTGTATTTAAAGTTCCTTAAACGGAATCCTGGTTATGACGGAAAG GTATCCATATATGGTCATTCTTTGGGAAGCGTTCTCTCCTATGACATCCTCTGCCATCAAGAGAATCTCTCTTCCCCATTTCCAATGGAGTGGATATATGAGAAACACTCAAAAGATGTAGAATGTTCCCCTGATATGAATAACCAGTCTTCTAAGTGCAGTTCTTTGGCCAAGCTAGAGGAAAAGAGCTCCACTATGATGAGCAAGGATGTAGTGGATTGCCCTGGTGAAGACCTGGGTTCACAGCCAATTCCATTGGTGATTGAGGATGGACATGTTGAAGATAATTTCTTAGAGTTAGCTGAAATTAATGCAGTGTCTGAGGACTCTATGCAGGAAAGCCTTAAGGAGGATGTGCATCAATTACTTAATGATTCTGGGGAAACCCCTCAGCTGGATAAGGGTGGGTTAGGTGAAGCTACAGATGTACACTTTGTTGCCTCAGCCGGTCTTTTGGAGAAAGCAACTGAGGAAGAGAGTGAAGAGGCCCCAGATAAGGATAAAGCAATCAAAATGCTTAGAGAAGAG GTTGATTCCCTAAAGGCAAAAATTGCACAATTGGAATCACATAACAGTGAGGATACTGATG AAAATAAGGAGATGCTTTTGCAAAAACCAACTACATTGCAGAAGTTTGATCAAAAGCTGCCACTGAAGCTAGATGATGCACCAAAGAGCTATACCCCTTACATCAGATACACAAAGCTTGAATTCAAA GTTGACACATTCTTTGCAGTGGGATCACCTCTGGGAGTCTTCCTTGCCCTACGCAATGTCCGTATTGGACTTG GCAAAGGGCAAGATTATTGGGACGAGGAAAACATTAATGAAGAGATGCCATCTTGTCATCAAATGTTCAACATTTTCCACCCATTTGATCCTGTAGCATATAG AGTAGAACCACTTGTTTGTAAAGAATACATCACAAAACGTCCTGTCATTATCCCTTACCACAAAGGTGGAAGAAAGCTGCATATTGGATTTCAA GAATTTACCGAAGATTTAGCTGCTCGCTCTCAGGCAGTAATGGATCATCTCAGCTCTTTGAGG GCTAAAGTGCTCACAGTTTGCCAATCGAGAAACACTGACAGTCTAGAAG GACCAGAGAaagtggaagaaaaagaagagaggtCATATGGTACTCTAATGATCGAGAGGTTAACCGGAAGTGAAGAAGGGCGGATAGATTATGTGCTTCAA GATAAAACATTTGAACATCCATATCTACAAGCCATTGGAGCGCATAC AAACTATTGGAGAGATTATGATACTGcacttttcattttgaaacatTTATATCAAGATATACCTGAAGATCTCAACTCTCCTGTGGAATCTAATGGAGGCAGCTCAAAGGATCAGAATGTTTCTACGGGCTTGTCTGATCAAAGAGAGACCACTGATGAAGAACTTCCATTGACATTCTCTGACAGAATTATGGTCAGAAACTTCTCAAGTAAAGCTAAGAAATTTATGAAGAAGCCTTGA
- the LOC18592891 gene encoding far upstream element-binding protein 2, translated as MAEEEVVAAAPSPVPSDHKRKLEDVETQVPPVGMPLESAVDPDADNNDVAASDSSEAKRPRLDDDKTDGGLASENGFQAGKSDEPAKEEEEASQQNEVNKQSEDGDAPSDEAQATVKPEQVEGTTEETEQLSTDNHETTDAQLGKVESSETDNGQEPAKEDNKEPAEEMNQLEVDDGSTITRKMEVPNAKVGVLIGKAGDTIRYLQYNSGAKIQIMRDADADREAPTRPVEIIGTLSSIMKAEKLINAVIAEADAGGSPSLVARGLATTQAAGAADHIEIQVPNEKVGLIIGRGGETIKGLQTRSGARIQLIPQHLPEGDGSKERIVRVTGDKKQIEIAREMIKDVMNQTVRPSPLSGGFNQPPYRPRGTTGPPQWGPRGHPAQTASYDYQQRGPYPSQSSHYQPPPYGGYPSHQMAPRSNFGSGWEQRPHSMQGPPQTGGYDYYSRQGSASGPHSNPIPVHAPGPAPAPAIGPSSAQSNYNYGQPHGPADYSHPSYSQAAHQHSYGHGYEEKYENHTQAQHPYGGLGSSQPGYAQSGPQPGYAPQQQYGKQPSYGMQSQGPQTYGPPANQPEVPYQGPTAQSYGPNVPPQQQYPYASGAPMQQSYPPYGSAPPSDGYSQPAPVTGQAYPQQASQPVPGYSQPSAQQATAYAPASTAAGYGQYPPSQQGYSEQPAPTNAGYGYQGAQDPAYGGAPVTTYGAAPSGQTTYAQSTAAQPTYDQSVPQSGGYAAAPGSAPVAYAKTVSPQPGYQQYDSTQMYAAPR; from the exons ATGGCGGAGGAAGAGGTCGTCGCGGCTGCACCCAGTCCTGTCCCTTCCGATCATAAGCGGAAGCTTGAGGATGTCGAGACCCAAGTTCCCCCTGTCGGCATGCCGCTCGAGTCTGCTGTGGACCCTGATGCGGACAATAATGATGTAGCAGCATCTGATTCGTCCGAGGCCAAGCGGCCTAGGCTCGATGACGACAAAACTGACGGCGGCTTAG CCAGTGAGAATGGGTTCCAAGCTGGGAAGTCAGATGAACCTGCGAAGGAGGAAGAGGAGGCTTCACAACAAAATGAGGTTAACAAGCAATCGGAGGATGGTGATGCTCCATCTGATGAAGCTCAAGCAACCGTAAAACCTGAGCAAGTTGAAGGAACAACAGAAGAAACAGAACAACTGTCTACGGATAATCATGAGACTACTGATGCCCAGTTAGGTAAAGTAGAGAGTTCTGAGACAGATAATGGTCAGGAACCTGCTAAAGAGGATAATAAAGAACCTGCTGAGGAGATGAATCAGCTGGAGGTTGATGATGGTTCAACTATTACCCGCAAAATGGAGGTTCCAAATGCTAAG GTTGGAGTTCTCATTGGCAAGGCAGGGGATACTATAAGGTACCTGCAATACAACTCTGGggcaaaaattcaaattatgagGGATGCTGATGCTGATCGGGAAGCTCCAACAAGGCCTGTGGAAATAATAGGGACTTTGAGTAGTATAATGAAGGCGGAAAAGCTTATAAATGCTGTCATAGCAGAG GCTGATGCTGGGGGTTCTCCTTCCCTTGTAGCTAGGGGCCTTGCTACTACACAGGCTGCTGGAGCTGCTGATCATATTGAGATACAAGTTCCTAATGAGAAG GTTGGTTTAATCATTGGTAGAGGTGGGGAAACTATAAAAGGACTGCAGACCAGGTCAGGGGCACGTATTCAG TTGATACCTCAACATCTCCCAGAAGGGGATGGATCTAAAGAAAGGATAGTAAGAGTGACTGGTGATAAGAAGCAGATTGAGATTGCCAGAGAAATGATAAAAGACGTTATGAATCAG ACTGTCAGGCCATCACCTCTCTCTGGTGGTTTCAATCAGCCGCCCTACCGACCTCGAGGAACCACTGGTCCACCTCAATGGGGTCCCAGGGGCCATCCTGCCCAGACAGCATCATATGATTATCAGCAACGGGGACCATATCCATCTCAAAGCTCTCATTACCAACCTCCTCCTTATGGTGGCTACCCTTCTCATCAAATGGCTCCAAGAAGCAACTTTGGCTCTGGTTGGGAGCAGAGGCCTCATAGCATGCAAGGACCTCCACAGACTGGAGGTTATGATTACTACAGCAGACAAGGAAGTGCCTCTGGCCCTCATTCGAATCCAATTCCTGTGCATGCACCTGGCCCTGCACCTGCTCCAGCTATAGGGCCGTCATCAGCTCAGTCAAATTATAATTATGGACAGCCTCATGGTCCAGCAGATTATTCACATCCATCCTATTCCCAAGCTGCTCATCAGCATAGCTATGGACATGGATATGAAGAGAAGTATGAAAATCATACCCAAGCTCAGCATCCTTACGGAGGACTTGGGTCTTCTCAGCCAGGATATGCACAGTCAGGTCCTCAACCTGGATATGCCCCACAGCAGCAGTATGGTAAGCAGCCATCATATGGCATGCAGTCACAAGGACCCCAAACATATGGTCCTCCAGCCAATCAACCAGAAGTACCATATCAAGGTCCAACAGCCCAGTCATATGGTCCGAATGTGCCTCCTCAGCAACAATACCCATATGCATCAGGTGCTCCCATGCAACAAAGCTATCCTCCGTATGGTTCTGCACCACCCAGTGATGGGTATAGTCAGCCCGCGCCTGTGACTGGCCAGGCTTATCCGCAGCAAGCTAGCCAGCCTGTTCCTGGTTATAGTCAGCCTTCTGCTCAGCAAGCAACTGCTTATGCACCAGCAAGTACTGCTGCTGGGTATGGTCAATATCCACCCTCACAACAGGGTTACTCCGAGCAGCCAGCCCCAACCAATGCAGGTTATGGCTATCAAGGGGCGCAAGATCCTGCTTATGGTGGTGCCCCTGTGACAACATATGGTGCAGCACCAAGTGGGCAAACGACTTATGCTCAATCAACAGCAGCTCAGCCTACCTATGATCAGTCTGTTCCACAGTCTGGTGGTTATGCAGCAGCACCAGGCAGTGCACCTGTTGCATATGCCAAAACAGTATCCCCACAGCCTGGATATCAGCAGTATGATTCAACCCAGATGTATGCTGCACCGCGTTGA